From a region of the Daphnia magna isolate NIES linkage group LG1, ASM2063170v1.1, whole genome shotgun sequence genome:
- the LOC116931845 gene encoding oxidoreductase HTATIP2, with protein sequence MSGLTAFVLGATGETGKELLNILASNKAFSRIAVIGRRKLELNEEKFANVEQKVVDFENLEEYGSAFEGFGIGYCCLGTTRGKSGASGFVKVDRDYVVKSAQLAKQGGCKQFHLLTAQGSNKNSWFLYPRTKGEVEETIAEMEFDKLCIYRPGLLLCDRQESRILEKVLQVTIGSVDRWRKVSIPTKAVAQAMVNCTLQPISDKPVDILEHSQIFNMSKND encoded by the exons ATGAGCGGACTTACGGCCTTCGTTCTAGGAGCTACTGGAGAGACTGGGAAAGAATTACTTAACATTCTTGCCTCCAATAAGGCTTTTTCTAGGATCGCTGtcattggaagaagaaaacttgaGCTAAACGAAGAAAAGTTTGCAAACGTTGAACAAAAAgtagttgactttgaaaatttAGAAGAATATGGATCAGCGTTCGAGGGATTTGGTATTGGATACTGTTGTCTTGGTACCACAAGGGGAAAATCAGGAGCAAGTGGTTTTGTTAAGGTGGATCGTGACTATGTAGTAAAATCAGCACAACTGGCAAAACAAGGAGGATGCAAGCAGTTTCATTTACTGACAGCCCAGggttcaaacaaaaattcttgGTTTCTATATCCACGAACAAAAGGAGAGGTGGAAGAAACAATTGCAGAAATGGAATTTGACAAACTTTGTATTTATCGCCCAGGATTGCTTCTTTGTGATAGACAA GAAAGTCGCATTCTCGAGAAAGTACTTCAAGTTACGATCGGTTCAGTTGATCGATGGCGAAAAGTTAGCATCCCAACGAAGGCTGTTGCGCAAGCCATGGTGAATTGCACTCTTCAGCCTATTTCAGATAAGCCAGTAGATATACTGGAGCATTCCCAAATTTTTAATATGtccaaaaacgattaa